One region of Pagrus major chromosome 7, Pma_NU_1.0 genomic DNA includes:
- the cbln4 gene encoding cerebellin-4 translates to MVNSLILMLSWTVISEVARAQNDTEPIVLEGKCLVVCDSNPTTDWKASSSPLGISVRAANSKVAFSAVRSNNHEPSEMSNKTRIIYFDQILVNIGNYFTFESVFLSPRKGVYSFNFHVIKVYQSQTIQVNLMLNGKPVISAFAGDKDVTREAATNGVLLYLEKEDKVYLKLEKGNLVGGWQYSTFSGFLVFPL, encoded by the exons aTGGTGAACTCCCTCATACTGATGCTCAGCTGGACTGTGATCTCTGAGGTGGCGAGAGCTCAGAATGACACGGAGCCCATCGTCCTGGAGGGGAAATGCCTCGTGGTGTGCGACTCGAACCCGACCACGGACTGGAAGGCTTCGTCCTCTCCGCTCGGCATCTCGGTGCGCGCCGCCAACTCCAAGGTGGCTTTCTCTGCAGTCCGGAGCAACAACCACGAGCCGTCGGAGATGAGCAACAAAACGAGAATAATCTACTTCGATCAG ATTCTTGTGAATATAGGAAACTACTTCACGTTTGAATCAGTTTTTTTGTCCCCGAGAAAAGGAGTCTACAGTTTTAACTTCCATGTCATTAAAGTGTACCAGAGCCAAACCATACAG GTGAACTTGATGTTGAATGGGAAACCCGTCATCTCTGCCTTTGCGGGTGACAAAGATGTAACTCGTGAGGCGGCCACCAACGGAGTTCTGCTCTATCTAGAAAAAGAGGACAAAGTCTACCTGAAGCTGGAGAAGGGAAACCTAGTTGGCGGATGGCAATATTCAACATTCTCTGGCTTtcttgtgttccctctgtaa